Proteins from one Epinephelus moara isolate mb chromosome 1, YSFRI_EMoa_1.0, whole genome shotgun sequence genomic window:
- the LOC126389676 gene encoding uncharacterized protein LOC126389676 produces MVLQEKSLAMSATHCLRLFVLCFWLLVGDINCEITQRGHVQHVHAGQAPRGVHNDNRDDKRWSEPPIVRIPAAGYKISSVDRGIQGNIYPAQEDHSTASRSSQIQSQYPVMPEIQRSNVPKSQVNHFQPGFSSASVTQRRSNVVHSRSGNKAFAFPDGKKTPPVHVPPHIYHAGTESTRRLSSVEVDKPPVGLRPNNRRVPIFSHSSKASQTIHVNPSRPNTNLQELHHIPRPEVGGHRSAYVFPKSFNHGRTNLLRNVFKPIDKETDSVIKGYSPDSNSAGKVDSQIWRPRVYSSDVMSEARGYTHVRHLKPAFDKTRPQASSTAGRKFLESGHPPVKHNPGIYSHDSTKLGFGPGVPASGERQRNYNFGGSQPSSWHPPTPDRAQVPIQGKFKPFQRHPTNDAAHNHSPYSETTPTQTTLTPRLNSTGTTSSIVPSVTGNWSTKSASPLQTTGRDEELKPQA; encoded by the coding sequence GTCATGTCCAACATGTCCACGCAGGACAGGCCCCAAGGGGAGTCCACAATGACAACAGAGACGATAAAAGATGGAGTGAACCACCTATTGTCAGAATCCCTGCAGCTGGTTACAAGATATCAAGCGTGGACAGAGGGATACAAGGCAACATTTACCCTGCACAAGAAGACCACAGCACTGCTTCTAGATCATCACAGATCCAAAGCCAATATCCTGTTATGCCTGAAATACAAAGAAGCAATGTTCCAAAAAGCCAAGTTAACCACTTCCAACCTGGCTTCAGCTCAGCCTCAGTTACTCAAAGACGAAGTAATGTGGTGCACAGCCGCTCTGGAAACAAAGCATTTGCTTTCCCCGATGGCAAAAAGACTCCTCCAGTTCACGTCCCACCCCATATTTATCATGCAGGAACTGAGTCAACAAGAAGGTTGTCATCTGTTGAGGTAGACAAACCTCCAGTAGGCTTACGACCCAACAACAGAAGGGTCCCCATCTTCTCACACAGCAGTAAAGCAAGTCAGACGATTCACGTAAACCCCTCCAGACCCAACACAAATCTGCAAGAGTTGCATCACATACCCAGGCCTGAGGTTGGTGGACATCGCTCTGCTTATGTTTTCCCCAAAAGCTTTAATCATGGGAGAACAAACTTGCTACGAAATGTTTTCAAACCCATAGACAAGGAGACAGACTCCGTCATAAAGGGATATTCTCCTGACAGCAACTCAGCAGGAAAAGTTGACTCACAGATATGGCGTCCCAGGGTCTATAGCAGCGACGTGATGTCTGAAGCAAGAGGATACACCCATGTCCGCCACCTCAAGCCTGCCTTTGACAAAACAAGGCCCCAAGCTAGTTCTACAGCAGGTAGAAAGTTCTTGGAATCAGGGCATCCACCTGTAAAACACAATCCTGGCATTTACAGCCATGATTCAACAAAACTAGGGTTTGGTCCCGGGGTTCCAGCATCAGGTGAAAGGCAGCGAAATTACAACTTCGGAGGAAGCCAGCCCAGCAGCTGGCATCCTCCAACACCAGACAGAGCGCAAGTTCCTATCCAAGGCAAATTCAAACCTTTCCAAAGACATCCTACAAATGATGCTGCTCACAACCACTCACCATACAGTGAAACGACTCCCACTCAGACAACCCTTACTCCTCGTTTAAACTCCACGGGTACAACTTCATCAATTGTTCCTTCAGTTACTGGAAACTGGAGCACCAAGTCTGCTTCACCTCTGCAAACAACGGGCCGAGATGAAGAACTCAAGCCTCAAGCATAG